The Siniperca chuatsi isolate FFG_IHB_CAS linkage group LG12, ASM2008510v1, whole genome shotgun sequence genome has a segment encoding these proteins:
- the asmtl gene encoding probable bifunctional dTTP/UTP pyrophosphatase/methyltransferase protein isoform X1: MVLNPVISKLAGKLVVLASASPRRLEILRNAGLQFEMVPSWFKETLDKGLFKAPHEYAVETAKQKALEVARRMPFKHLKTPDIVIGADTIVTVDGMILEKPVDKHDAYRMLSSLSGKEHSVFTGVAIVLCHEKENEEVDYQLIDFYEETKVKFADLSENMLWEYINSGEPMDKAGGYGIQALGGMLVEYVHGDFLNVVGFPLNHFCKQLDLIYNHCTSPLDEESPSVCLSHNGTHTSSILIQPPSNLPAQSSHSSSSSAKHNPSSSPSASPVHKVKKNSSESEVGESSWILVNSLSKHTDDREAEFQDSENTTLPLITSRGQLSSMTELNVTEQEDSDPLVKKEDLQQIIELMDGFKASKALFTASKLCVFDLLQSRPGLDAEQVAQEIEASAKGTECLLEACVSLGLLKSKTRTCQKPEYENTALATQFLLSDAPFSLQGYIKHCNDTVWPLFSHLENAVRQGTNQHEKAFGKKSKDMFQDTFYNSQEVKLRFMNAMHSIAKVTGKAVATAFDLSSFKTACDLGGCTGAMAYEFTKAHPGLSVTVFDLPAVVEMSEHFHPLHTDNRVSYVAGDFFKDELPKADLYILARILHDWPDEEVHILLSKIADVCTPGCGLLLSEIFLDEDRRGPSRGLLQALSMSVGKQRSATEYSLLLKSHGFITAHVRHTDNLLDAMLCIKA, encoded by the exons ATGGTGCTGAACCCTGTCATTTCCAAGCTCGCTGGTAAACTGGTCGTGCTGGCAAGTGCTTCTCCTAGGAGACTGGAGATTCTCCGCAATGCA GGCTTACAGTTTGAGATGGTACCATCTTGGTTCAAAGAAACTCTTGACAAGGGACTTTTCAAAGCACCTCATGAATATGCTGTTGAGACAGCCAAACAGAAGGCCCTGGAGGTGGCCAGGAGGATGCCCTTT AAACACCTGAAGACTCCAGACATAGTAATCGGAGCAGACACTATTGtg ACTGTAGATGGCATGATTCTGGAGAAGCCAGTGGACAAACACGATGCTTACAGGATGCTGTCAAG CTTGAGTGGTAAAGAGCACAGTGTCTTTACTGGTGTAGCTATTGTCCTCTGccatgagaaagaaa ACGAAGAAGTGGATTACCAGTTGATTGACTTCTACGAAGAAACAAAGGTGAAGTTTGCTGATCTCTCAGAAAATATGCTGTGGGAGTACATCAATAGCGGTGAACCAAT ggacAAGGCTGGCGGCTATGGTATTCAGGCTCTTGGTGGCATGCTAGTGGAATATGTCCATGGAGACTTCCTCAATGTTGTGGGTTTCCCCCTCAACCACTTCTGCAAACAGCTTGACCTTATTTACAACCACTGTACTTCCCCCTTGGACGAGGAAAGTCCATCTGTCTGCCTGAGCCACAACGGCACTCACACCTCCTCAATACTCATTCAGCCCCCATCCAACCTGCCAGCTCAGTCTAGCCACAGTTCCAGCTCTTCAGCCAAACACAACCCCTCATCCAGCCCTTCAGCCAGTCCCGTCCATAAG GTGAAAAAGAACAGCAGTGAAAGTGAAGTGGGTGAAAGTTCCTGGATCTTGGTCAACAGCCTGTCTAAACATACAGATGATAGAGAGGCTGAGTTCCAAGACTCTGAGAATACAACATTACCACTGATAACCAGCAGAGGACAGTTGAGCTCAATGACTGAGCTCAATGTGACAGAGCAAGAGGACAGTGATCCCCTAGTGAAAAAAGAGGACTTGCAGCAAATCATTGAACTGATGGATGGATTCAAAGCCTCAAAG GCACTATTCACCGCATCCAAATTGTGTGTGTTCGACCTGCTACAAAGCAGGCCAGGGCTGGATGCAGAGCAGGTAGCCCAGGAGATTGAAGCCTCTGCGAAGGGGACTGAATGCCTGCTGGAAGCCTGTGTGTCTCTGGGACTGTTGAAGAGCAAAACGAGAA CATGCCAGAAGCCAGAGTACGAGAACACAGCTCTAGCCACGCAGTTTTTGCTGTCAGATGCTCCTTTTTCGCTGCAGGGCTACATCAAGCATTGTAATGACACAGTGTGGCCTCTTTTCTCCCACCTTGAGAATGCTGTGCGGCAGGGAACCAACCAGCATGAGAAGGCTTTTGGCAAGAAATCGAAGGATATGTTTCAG GATACTTTCTACAACAGTCAAGAAGTCAAACTGAGATTCATGAATGCCATGCACAGCATTGCTAAAGTTACAGGAAAAGCTGTAGCAACAGCCTTTGACCTCTCCAGTTTTAAAACTGCCTGCGACCTTGGAG gatgCACTGGTGCCATGGCCTATGAGTTTACTAAAGCCCATCCTGGGTTGTCTGTGACAGTGTTTGACTTGCCAGCTGTTGTTGAGATGAGTGAACATTTCCATCCTCTGCACACAGACAACAGAGTATCATATGTAGCAG GAGACTTCTTTAAAGATGAGTTGCCCAAAGCAGACTTGTACATCCTGGCGAGAATTCTCCATGACTGGCCTGATGAGGAAGTGCATATTCTGCTAAGTAAAATTGCAGATGTGTGCACACCAG GCTGTGGACTCCTGCTAAGTGAGATCTTCCTGGATGAAGACAGAAGGGGCCCGAGTCGTGGGCTGCTCCAGGCCCTCAGCATGAGCGTGGGGAAACAGAGGAGTGCGACAGAATACAGTCTGCTTTTGAAGAGCCATGGTTTCATAACAGCACATGTCAGACATACAGACAACCTCCTGGATGCCATGCTCTGTATCAAAGCGTGA
- the asmtl gene encoding probable bifunctional dTTP/UTP pyrophosphatase/methyltransferase protein isoform X2 — protein sequence MVLNPVISKLAGKLVVLASASPRRLEILRNAGLQFEMVPSWFKETLDKGLFKAPHEYAVETAKQKALEVARRMPFKHLKTPDIVIGADTIVTVDGMILEKPVDKHDAYRMLSSLSGKEHSVFTGVAIVLCHEKENEEVDYQLIDFYEETKVKFADLSENMLWEYINSGEPMDKAGGYGIQALGGMLVEYVHGDFLNVVGFPLNHFCKQLDLIYNHCTSPLDEESPSVCLSHNGTHTSSILIQPPSNLPAQSSHSSSSSAKHNPSSSPSASPVHKVKKNSSESEVGESSWILVNSLSKHTDDREAEFQDSENTTLPLITSRGQLSSMTELNVTEQEDSDPLVKKEDLQQIIELMDGFKASKALFTASKLCVFDLLQSRPGLDAEQVAQEIEASAKGTECLLEACVSLGLLKSKTRTCQKPEYENTALATQFLLSDAPFSLQGYIKHCNDTVWPLFSHLENAVRQGTNQHEKAFGKKSKDMFQDTFYNSQEVKLRFMNAMHSIAKVTGKAVATAFDLSSFKTACDLGGCTGAMAYEFTKAHPGLSVTVFDLPAVVEMSEHFHPLHTDNRVSYVAGDFFKDELPKADLYILARILHDWPDEEVHILLSKIADVCTPGCAVLIAETMLDGLTPYSALQSLNMLAQTEGIERTESQYADLLSKHGFGDTRVVHTMNFLDAFIAIKM from the exons ATGGTGCTGAACCCTGTCATTTCCAAGCTCGCTGGTAAACTGGTCGTGCTGGCAAGTGCTTCTCCTAGGAGACTGGAGATTCTCCGCAATGCA GGCTTACAGTTTGAGATGGTACCATCTTGGTTCAAAGAAACTCTTGACAAGGGACTTTTCAAAGCACCTCATGAATATGCTGTTGAGACAGCCAAACAGAAGGCCCTGGAGGTGGCCAGGAGGATGCCCTTT AAACACCTGAAGACTCCAGACATAGTAATCGGAGCAGACACTATTGtg ACTGTAGATGGCATGATTCTGGAGAAGCCAGTGGACAAACACGATGCTTACAGGATGCTGTCAAG CTTGAGTGGTAAAGAGCACAGTGTCTTTACTGGTGTAGCTATTGTCCTCTGccatgagaaagaaa ACGAAGAAGTGGATTACCAGTTGATTGACTTCTACGAAGAAACAAAGGTGAAGTTTGCTGATCTCTCAGAAAATATGCTGTGGGAGTACATCAATAGCGGTGAACCAAT ggacAAGGCTGGCGGCTATGGTATTCAGGCTCTTGGTGGCATGCTAGTGGAATATGTCCATGGAGACTTCCTCAATGTTGTGGGTTTCCCCCTCAACCACTTCTGCAAACAGCTTGACCTTATTTACAACCACTGTACTTCCCCCTTGGACGAGGAAAGTCCATCTGTCTGCCTGAGCCACAACGGCACTCACACCTCCTCAATACTCATTCAGCCCCCATCCAACCTGCCAGCTCAGTCTAGCCACAGTTCCAGCTCTTCAGCCAAACACAACCCCTCATCCAGCCCTTCAGCCAGTCCCGTCCATAAG GTGAAAAAGAACAGCAGTGAAAGTGAAGTGGGTGAAAGTTCCTGGATCTTGGTCAACAGCCTGTCTAAACATACAGATGATAGAGAGGCTGAGTTCCAAGACTCTGAGAATACAACATTACCACTGATAACCAGCAGAGGACAGTTGAGCTCAATGACTGAGCTCAATGTGACAGAGCAAGAGGACAGTGATCCCCTAGTGAAAAAAGAGGACTTGCAGCAAATCATTGAACTGATGGATGGATTCAAAGCCTCAAAG GCACTATTCACCGCATCCAAATTGTGTGTGTTCGACCTGCTACAAAGCAGGCCAGGGCTGGATGCAGAGCAGGTAGCCCAGGAGATTGAAGCCTCTGCGAAGGGGACTGAATGCCTGCTGGAAGCCTGTGTGTCTCTGGGACTGTTGAAGAGCAAAACGAGAA CATGCCAGAAGCCAGAGTACGAGAACACAGCTCTAGCCACGCAGTTTTTGCTGTCAGATGCTCCTTTTTCGCTGCAGGGCTACATCAAGCATTGTAATGACACAGTGTGGCCTCTTTTCTCCCACCTTGAGAATGCTGTGCGGCAGGGAACCAACCAGCATGAGAAGGCTTTTGGCAAGAAATCGAAGGATATGTTTCAG GATACTTTCTACAACAGTCAAGAAGTCAAACTGAGATTCATGAATGCCATGCACAGCATTGCTAAAGTTACAGGAAAAGCTGTAGCAACAGCCTTTGACCTCTCCAGTTTTAAAACTGCCTGCGACCTTGGAG gatgCACTGGTGCCATGGCCTATGAGTTTACTAAAGCCCATCCTGGGTTGTCTGTGACAGTGTTTGACTTGCCAGCTGTTGTTGAGATGAGTGAACATTTCCATCCTCTGCACACAGACAACAGAGTATCATATGTAGCAG GAGACTTCTTTAAAGATGAGTTGCCCAAAGCAGACTTGTACATCCTGGCGAGAATTCTCCATGACTGGCCTGATGAGGAAGTGCATATTCTGCTAAGTAAAATTGCAGATGTGTGCACACCAG GATGTGCAGTGCTCATAGCTGAGACCATGTTGGATGGACTGACACCCTACTCTGCTTTGCAGTCTCTGAACATGCTTGCCCAGACTGAGGGGATAGAGAGGACAGAGAGCCAGTATGCAGACTTGCTGAGCAAACATGGATTTGGTGACACGCGTGTGGTTCACACTATGAACTTCCTTGATGCTTTTATTGCCATTAAAATGTGA
- the asmtl gene encoding probable bifunctional dTTP/UTP pyrophosphatase/methyltransferase protein isoform X3 gives MLTGCCQDEEVDYQLIDFYEETKVKFADLSENMLWEYINSGEPMDKAGGYGIQALGGMLVEYVHGDFLNVVGFPLNHFCKQLDLIYNHCTSPLDEESPSVCLSHNGTHTSSILIQPPSNLPAQSSHSSSSSAKHNPSSSPSASPVHKVKKNSSESEVGESSWILVNSLSKHTDDREAEFQDSENTTLPLITSRGQLSSMTELNVTEQEDSDPLVKKEDLQQIIELMDGFKASKALFTASKLCVFDLLQSRPGLDAEQVAQEIEASAKGTECLLEACVSLGLLKSKTRTCQKPEYENTALATQFLLSDAPFSLQGYIKHCNDTVWPLFSHLENAVRQGTNQHEKAFGKKSKDMFQDTFYNSQEVKLRFMNAMHSIAKVTGKAVATAFDLSSFKTACDLGGCTGAMAYEFTKAHPGLSVTVFDLPAVVEMSEHFHPLHTDNRVSYVAGDFFKDELPKADLYILARILHDWPDEEVHILLSKIADVCTPGCGLLLSEIFLDEDRRGPSRGLLQALSMSVGKQRSATEYSLLLKSHGFITAHVRHTDNLLDAMLCIKA, from the exons ATGCTTACAGGATGCTGTCAAG ACGAAGAAGTGGATTACCAGTTGATTGACTTCTACGAAGAAACAAAGGTGAAGTTTGCTGATCTCTCAGAAAATATGCTGTGGGAGTACATCAATAGCGGTGAACCAAT ggacAAGGCTGGCGGCTATGGTATTCAGGCTCTTGGTGGCATGCTAGTGGAATATGTCCATGGAGACTTCCTCAATGTTGTGGGTTTCCCCCTCAACCACTTCTGCAAACAGCTTGACCTTATTTACAACCACTGTACTTCCCCCTTGGACGAGGAAAGTCCATCTGTCTGCCTGAGCCACAACGGCACTCACACCTCCTCAATACTCATTCAGCCCCCATCCAACCTGCCAGCTCAGTCTAGCCACAGTTCCAGCTCTTCAGCCAAACACAACCCCTCATCCAGCCCTTCAGCCAGTCCCGTCCATAAG GTGAAAAAGAACAGCAGTGAAAGTGAAGTGGGTGAAAGTTCCTGGATCTTGGTCAACAGCCTGTCTAAACATACAGATGATAGAGAGGCTGAGTTCCAAGACTCTGAGAATACAACATTACCACTGATAACCAGCAGAGGACAGTTGAGCTCAATGACTGAGCTCAATGTGACAGAGCAAGAGGACAGTGATCCCCTAGTGAAAAAAGAGGACTTGCAGCAAATCATTGAACTGATGGATGGATTCAAAGCCTCAAAG GCACTATTCACCGCATCCAAATTGTGTGTGTTCGACCTGCTACAAAGCAGGCCAGGGCTGGATGCAGAGCAGGTAGCCCAGGAGATTGAAGCCTCTGCGAAGGGGACTGAATGCCTGCTGGAAGCCTGTGTGTCTCTGGGACTGTTGAAGAGCAAAACGAGAA CATGCCAGAAGCCAGAGTACGAGAACACAGCTCTAGCCACGCAGTTTTTGCTGTCAGATGCTCCTTTTTCGCTGCAGGGCTACATCAAGCATTGTAATGACACAGTGTGGCCTCTTTTCTCCCACCTTGAGAATGCTGTGCGGCAGGGAACCAACCAGCATGAGAAGGCTTTTGGCAAGAAATCGAAGGATATGTTTCAG GATACTTTCTACAACAGTCAAGAAGTCAAACTGAGATTCATGAATGCCATGCACAGCATTGCTAAAGTTACAGGAAAAGCTGTAGCAACAGCCTTTGACCTCTCCAGTTTTAAAACTGCCTGCGACCTTGGAG gatgCACTGGTGCCATGGCCTATGAGTTTACTAAAGCCCATCCTGGGTTGTCTGTGACAGTGTTTGACTTGCCAGCTGTTGTTGAGATGAGTGAACATTTCCATCCTCTGCACACAGACAACAGAGTATCATATGTAGCAG GAGACTTCTTTAAAGATGAGTTGCCCAAAGCAGACTTGTACATCCTGGCGAGAATTCTCCATGACTGGCCTGATGAGGAAGTGCATATTCTGCTAAGTAAAATTGCAGATGTGTGCACACCAG GCTGTGGACTCCTGCTAAGTGAGATCTTCCTGGATGAAGACAGAAGGGGCCCGAGTCGTGGGCTGCTCCAGGCCCTCAGCATGAGCGTGGGGAAACAGAGGAGTGCGACAGAATACAGTCTGCTTTTGAAGAGCCATGGTTTCATAACAGCACATGTCAGACATACAGACAACCTCCTGGATGCCATGCTCTGTATCAAAGCGTGA